The Pseudomonas baetica genome includes a region encoding these proteins:
- a CDS encoding RHS repeat-associated core domain-containing protein has product MTTEIVKREAQVAIVPLNAIDIKDVARSAATFDAWLQSASGGVVTLDRIKNVAGALPVVGNIMALVDALGDIVTLSNAQKRDLLAWASLGINLIGVLPLPPAMAAARMTLRPTLFLVRQEMKASSKMLLSASVIEVLIGHLNASIIGTLDDFVQQAKGKLPGILADAGKLGEDAIKEIAKGLEAVANGKLDAKGNLSAASAQTSAAVDQFKNDPLASIGNIFSAANNTLKAAGKGLANSAADNLLPDDVKKRVSAETAKLRAMGPELRTQLSKLDDESVQNSIGWLLLILSSAVTLWRKRNAHGQSAGVKPNKTSQAKHTASEGGLGANSQQAPATHAPQPKKNCACSSTRHSINFALGSESLSHTDFSLPGPFPVEWTRTYNSRLDAYDQSELGARWISEFTTRFDCVDEGLTFYGADGRDHGYPLPKLGLFHYDAIENITLVRSGEDQLLLCRGFERKETYVRRGQRYVLSNISLRNGTGIMLHYEHRHGEHSVLSDLITYQENDTSKVHSHLGTMIDDHGRFIGLWQIVDGEPLRQLCAYQYDAYGDLIQAQDENGAVWSYQFQHHLITRYTDRTGRGMNLQWDGSSAKAKAIREWADDGSFDTRLEWDENIRLTYVTDALGNETWHYYDILGYTYRIRYADERSEWFFRDEAKNIVRRVNADGSTDRYSYDERSNLLEHIRADHTVMHYAYDDQDLLIKISDAEGGQWQRAYDDQGNLVEALDPLGNKTEYAYNKSGQPTAIKDANGNEKTLDYNDAGQLVEYVDCSGKTSAWEYNELGQMICFTDADAAGNAIEYEYKAGQLVLIKHPDKTEERFERDAEGRLLAHVDGLDRCTTWSYTAAGLIAERIDAAEQTLRYRWDRLGRLTALENENEQRAQFHYDPVGRLLEERGFDGRSTRYQYDPLTGRLAQSINGQRVISLSFDPMGRLTERRATLGDQSQSETFAYDGNGNLVLADNADSRLQWFHDPAGNLLREHQHYLGLEKPTVAIWQHEYDVLNQRVATVRPDGHRVSWLTYGSGHLLGLRLDDHELIGYERDDLHREVARHQGNHLLQTQSWDPAGRLQEQLLGCSDDKSTLLKREYTYDAAGQLTDINDSRRGPLAYRYDPVGRLLSATTRQGVETFAFDPAGNLLDDKATEIRRPLDLTPPRSKLVDNLLREYAGTHYDYDERGNQIQRWHNGQRSDLQWDLFDRLVHFEDSRLSVDFAYDALGRRLHKNSRAHYKQRPEAGSLWNRNEHARKQRELGCGFTLYGWDGDNLAWESSPAQSDGEPGRTVHYVFEPGTFVPIAQAVRHAPIDLIGLPDYSGEYSLDEDPLWNHKATALVFDALAWYQCDHLGTPQELTDSQGNMAWTAQYKAWGQVTEQRSEWARQHGVMNPIRFQGQYHDHETGLHYNRYRYYDPGVGRFISKDPISYEGGINIYQYAPNPMGWVDPLGLAAHRGRIQAQGAKLEESVAWNQDTPLTASDAKKKLEELKGKLNKKDLAARQDAFKKADKYIDNSAKCGGADAYISKTFKVNDTKGERVDIEVITGKAFVE; this is encoded by the coding sequence ATGACCACTGAAATCGTAAAGCGTGAAGCTCAGGTTGCCATCGTTCCACTGAACGCCATCGACATCAAGGACGTTGCCAGGAGCGCGGCGACCTTCGATGCATGGCTGCAATCGGCCAGTGGTGGTGTGGTCACCCTCGACCGGATCAAGAACGTCGCCGGCGCCTTGCCGGTGGTCGGCAACATCATGGCGTTGGTCGATGCGCTGGGTGACATCGTTACCCTGTCCAACGCGCAGAAACGCGACCTACTGGCGTGGGCCAGTCTGGGCATCAACCTGATCGGTGTGTTGCCACTGCCACCGGCCATGGCGGCGGCACGCATGACCTTGCGTCCGACCCTGTTTCTGGTGCGCCAGGAGATGAAGGCCAGCAGCAAGATGTTGCTCAGTGCGTCCGTCATCGAGGTGCTGATCGGCCACCTGAACGCTTCCATCATCGGCACGCTGGACGACTTTGTTCAACAAGCCAAAGGCAAGCTGCCCGGCATTCTGGCGGACGCCGGCAAGCTGGGTGAGGACGCGATCAAAGAGATAGCCAAAGGCCTTGAAGCGGTCGCCAATGGCAAGCTTGATGCCAAGGGCAATCTGAGTGCGGCCAGCGCACAAACGAGTGCGGCGGTCGATCAATTCAAGAATGATCCGCTTGCGTCAATCGGCAATATTTTCTCGGCTGCCAACAACACCTTGAAGGCCGCCGGCAAAGGTTTGGCCAATAGCGCGGCCGACAATTTACTGCCCGATGACGTGAAAAAAAGGGTGTCCGCCGAGACTGCCAAGCTGCGCGCGATGGGCCCGGAACTGCGCACCCAGTTGAGTAAGCTTGACGATGAGTCAGTGCAGAACTCCATCGGTTGGTTGCTGCTGATCCTGTCGAGCGCCGTCACCCTCTGGCGCAAACGCAACGCCCATGGCCAAAGTGCTGGTGTCAAACCTAACAAGACCAGTCAGGCCAAGCACACGGCCTCTGAGGGTGGCCTGGGTGCAAACAGTCAACAGGCCCCGGCAACTCACGCCCCCCAGCCGAAGAAAAACTGCGCCTGCTCCAGCACCCGACACAGCATCAATTTTGCTCTGGGTTCAGAAAGCCTCAGCCATACCGATTTCAGCTTGCCCGGCCCATTCCCGGTCGAGTGGACGCGCACCTATAACTCGCGCCTCGACGCCTACGATCAGAGCGAACTCGGTGCCCGCTGGATCAGCGAGTTCACCACGCGTTTCGACTGCGTGGACGAGGGCCTGACGTTCTACGGCGCCGATGGCCGAGACCACGGCTATCCGCTGCCCAAACTCGGTCTGTTCCATTATGACGCCATCGAAAACATCACCCTTGTTCGCAGTGGCGAAGATCAACTGCTGCTGTGCCGTGGTTTCGAACGCAAGGAAACCTACGTCCGCCGTGGCCAGCGCTATGTGCTGAGCAATATCTCGCTGCGCAATGGCACGGGGATCATGCTGCATTACGAGCATCGTCACGGCGAACACTCGGTGCTCTCCGACCTGATCACCTACCAGGAAAACGACACCAGCAAGGTGCACTCGCACCTCGGCACGATGATCGACGATCACGGCCGGTTTATCGGCCTCTGGCAGATCGTCGACGGCGAGCCGCTGCGACAGCTTTGTGCGTACCAGTACGACGCCTATGGCGACCTGATTCAGGCGCAGGACGAGAACGGCGCCGTCTGGTCGTATCAGTTCCAGCATCACCTGATCACTCGCTACACCGACCGCACCGGGCGCGGCATGAATTTGCAGTGGGACGGTTCAAGTGCCAAGGCCAAAGCCATCCGCGAATGGGCGGACGACGGCAGCTTCGACACACGTCTGGAGTGGGACGAAAACATCCGTCTGACCTACGTCACCGATGCTCTCGGCAACGAGACCTGGCACTACTACGACATCCTTGGCTACACCTATCGCATTCGCTACGCCGATGAGCGTTCGGAATGGTTCTTCCGCGACGAGGCGAAGAACATCGTGCGCCGTGTGAATGCCGACGGCAGCACCGATCGCTACAGCTACGATGAACGCAGCAACCTGCTCGAACACATCCGCGCCGATCACACGGTGATGCATTACGCCTACGATGATCAGGATCTGCTGATCAAGATCAGCGATGCTGAGGGCGGTCAGTGGCAGCGCGCCTATGACGACCAAGGCAATCTGGTCGAAGCGCTCGATCCGCTGGGTAACAAAACCGAATACGCCTACAACAAATCCGGCCAGCCCACCGCGATCAAGGACGCCAACGGCAACGAAAAGACGTTGGACTACAACGACGCCGGGCAACTGGTCGAATACGTCGATTGCTCGGGCAAAACCAGCGCGTGGGAGTACAACGAACTGGGGCAAATGATCTGCTTCACCGACGCCGACGCCGCCGGCAACGCCATCGAATACGAATACAAGGCTGGCCAACTGGTGCTGATCAAGCACCCGGACAAGACCGAGGAACGCTTTGAGCGCGACGCCGAAGGTCGATTGTTGGCGCATGTAGATGGTCTGGATCGCTGCACCACCTGGAGTTATACCGCTGCTGGCTTGATCGCCGAACGCATCGACGCTGCCGAGCAAACCCTGCGCTATCGCTGGGACCGTCTCGGGCGGTTAACGGCGCTGGAAAACGAAAACGAACAGCGTGCGCAGTTCCACTACGACCCGGTCGGTCGTTTGCTCGAAGAACGCGGTTTCGATGGACGCAGCACGCGCTATCAGTACGACCCACTCACCGGGCGCCTCGCGCAATCGATAAATGGCCAACGCGTCATCTCGTTGAGCTTCGACCCGATGGGCCGCTTGACCGAGCGTCGCGCCACCTTGGGCGACCAGTCGCAAAGCGAAACTTTCGCCTACGATGGCAACGGCAACCTGGTGCTGGCCGACAACGCCGACAGCCGCCTGCAATGGTTCCACGACCCGGCCGGCAATCTGCTGCGCGAGCACCAACATTACCTAGGACTGGAAAAGCCCACCGTCGCAATCTGGCAGCACGAGTACGACGTGCTGAATCAGCGTGTTGCTACCGTGCGCCCGGACGGCCACCGCGTCAGTTGGTTGACCTACGGCAGCGGCCACCTGCTCGGTCTGCGCCTGGACGACCACGAACTGATCGGTTACGAGCGCGACGACCTGCACCGCGAAGTCGCCCGCCATCAAGGCAACCACCTGCTGCAAACTCAAAGCTGGGACCCTGCCGGTCGCCTCCAAGAGCAACTGCTGGGCTGCAGCGACGACAAATCCACACTGCTCAAACGCGAATACACCTACGACGCTGCCGGCCAACTGACCGACATCAACGACAGTCGTCGTGGCCCGCTCGCCTATCGTTACGATCCCGTCGGCCGACTGCTCAGCGCTACCACACGTCAAGGCGTGGAAACCTTCGCCTTCGACCCGGCCGGCAACTTGCTGGACGACAAGGCAACGGAAATTCGCCGCCCACTGGACCTGACCCCACCGCGCAGCAAACTGGTCGACAACTTGCTGCGCGAATACGCCGGCACCCACTACGATTACGACGAGCGCGGTAATCAGATCCAGCGCTGGCACAACGGTCAACGCAGTGATCTGCAGTGGGATTTGTTTGATCGACTGGTGCATTTCGAAGACTCGCGCCTGAGCGTGGATTTCGCCTACGACGCGTTGGGACGCCGCCTGCACAAAAATTCCCGTGCCCACTACAAACAGCGCCCGGAAGCAGGTTCCCTCTGGAACAGAAACGAACACGCCCGCAAACAACGCGAACTCGGCTGCGGCTTCACCTTGTACGGCTGGGATGGCGACAACCTCGCTTGGGAAAGCAGCCCAGCGCAAAGCGATGGCGAACCGGGTCGCACGGTGCACTACGTCTTCGAACCGGGCACCTTCGTCCCGATCGCTCAGGCTGTACGGCATGCGCCAATCGATCTGATCGGACTGCCGGATTACAGTGGTGAATACAGTCTGGATGAGGACCCGTTGTGGAATCACAAGGCCACGGCATTAGTGTTTGACGCGTTGGCCTGGTATCAATGCGATCACCTCGGTACGCCGCAGGAACTGACGGACTCGCAAGGCAACATGGCGTGGACCGCGCAGTACAAGGCGTGGGGGCAGGTGACGGAGCAGCGTTCGGAGTGGGCGCGGCAGCATGGCGTTATGAACCCGATACGGTTCCAGGGGCAGTATCACGATCATGAGACGGGGCTGCATTACAACCGGTATCGGTACTATGATCCGGGGGTAGGGCGGTTTATTAGTAAGGACCCAATAAGTTATGAGGGTGGCATAAATATTTATCAGTATGCCCCGAATCCTATGGGGTGGGTCGATCCTTTAGGATTGGCAGCCCATAGAGGACGTATTCAAGCTCAAGGTGCCAAGCTTGAAGAGTCTGTCGCATGGAACCAAGATACGCCTCTGACCGCTAGCGATGCTAAGAAAAAGCTTGAGGAGTTGAAAGGAAAACTCAATAAGAAAGACCTAGCAGCCCGACAGGATGCTTTCAAGAAGGCGGACAAATATATCGATAATTCGGCTAAGTGCGGCGGAGCGGATGCGTATATCAGTAAGACGTTCAAGGTAAACGATACCAAAGGTGAGCGCGTTGATATCGAAGTAATTACTGGCAAAGCATTTGTGGAGTAG